In the genome of Candidatus Sysuiplasma jiujiangense, the window GCGAGTCGATGAGGCTGCGTGTAATGCTGGCTTTTCCTGTTTTCCTTATATATACTCATTCGATCCTAGTACTTCTGTTACGATCGTCTTCGGAGATACTGGATGCCAATGCATCCTCAGTGCCGGGAGGTGAAAATATATCTGGAGGGAACGTTCTTCCTGAGTCCTGTCCAGTATCTGCATGATCCGCAACTGTAACCAAGCGTGACAGTTCCTCCGTATATGGTCATATTTTTCAGACGTGTGAGTTTGGAACCGCAGATCGGGCACTTGTGCGGTAGCTTGCTGTTCCTGGCTTCCTTGTATTTTAGTTCAAGTTCTACCAGTCCCCTTCCTACGGCTATCATTCTGATTCTCCTGTCGCTGATCAGAAAGGCACTTTCCACATCCCTGATTTTCTGTCTTACCAGTTTGCCGAGTTTCCTCTGGGAGTTTATTATCCCGTATTCGTTGAGGCAAGAAACTATTGCCCTGGCGACGTCTTCATCCGCGGGTATCCTGTATTGCATTCGTGGTCACACATGCTTACGGGATAATGTAATTTTTCAGTATCGGGTTCCGCAGTCCGCTGCCGTGAATAAGCGCAAAAAACCGGAAAGGTCGTATCCCTCTTATTCAGATAATTACGATTATCGAATACTTCGCGACAGATGGCAGGGTAGTTGTGCCTGTTCATGGCCCAGAGGCAGCTCTTTAACTGGTACAGAAGGTTCATTTCATCGATTCCCATTCCATCCTTATAATGGACAGGCATAATGCTTAATACAACAGGTACCGGTACTTGCCAGTATGGCTAAATTTGAGTTCAAGTGCAAAGACGTGGGCATGAACTGCGGTTTTGAAACATCCGCTAAGACTAAAGAAGAACTTATGCCAAAAATAATGGAGCATGCAAAGACCGCGCATGGAATGACAAGCATTCCGGATGACATGAAGAAGAAAGTTGAGGGTGCGATACAGAAGAAGATGTTTTAGCCGGCCAATCGACTTTTTGAAAGCGCATTGACAGAAACATCTCAATCTTTTTGATTTTTGGCGTAATGGGAACAGGAAAGAAACAAGTGGGGATGGGGGTGTTATGAAGTGATGGAATCGCCAATTGTTAGAAACAGTCGGCTGTGTTGCTTTGATCGCTGTTTGAAAAGGCGCGACTTGTCTCCAGATTCCAGTGTCCGGCCAACACATTTCATTCACGCTGTCTGAGAAGGTAAAAAGCTATTAGGATGCAGGAATATGCCTATTTAGCTAGGGGAGCGTTTAGATAATGCTGAGAGGGTGGCACCGACTGCCACCGACCCTTGAACCTGATCCGGATAATACCGGCGAAGGAAAGCAGACATTTCTGACGGCTTCTCTGGCAGGAAATGGTTAAATGACTCCTGCAAGAGATGTTAAGGATAGGAAAAAATTCAGACTTCGGCCCTTCGAAAAACGACTGATTGCTGTGCTTGTTGCGGTTGTGATCGTCACGGCTGCATACACACTGTATGCAGACACCGGATTCAAGACAGGAAAGACAACCCTCGTAGTTTACACCTACAGTTCGTTCCTGGCCTACGGCTCCAACAAATCTGCGGCGTTCAATGTTGTTTTCGGCACATTCGAGAAGGAATATGATGTCAGGATCGTCGTTGAAACGCCACAGAACGGCTTAATCCAGTCTCTTCAATTATACAAGCAGCATCCACAGGCGAATCTGGTCGTCGGGTTGAATAACATCAACGGTGTTCAGGCTGTCAGGGACGGTCTTCTTCTCAAATACACACCGTCGTCTATTGCATACGTGAATTCGACTCTCATCTCCGAACTGGGCGGGGCTGCCGGATATATTACTCCCTATGAGTATGCCTACCTCGGTATTGACTACAATGTAAGTCTTATAGCGCACAATCAGTCTTTCCGTCCCACTTTCCAGGAAATTGCCTCCAATGCCACGCTTGCTCAAAACCTGCTTCTTGAATATCCGTATACTTCCGCAACAGGAGAAGCATTCCTCCTGTGGCAGATTTCCTATTACACATATGTCCTTCATCAGAACTGGACAGTATGGTGGAATCAGATAAGGCCATATGTGGGAGGTCATGTATTCCTGTCGTGGTCACAGGCATTTGCAAAGTTTGGGTCAGGACCGGGAACAGGCATGGTTGTTAGTTACGCTACAGATCCGGCCTACAACGAGTATTTCGGTTATGGCAACAGCATTAATTCAACAGTGATTTACTACAATGGGAATCCGTACGGCTGGCGCACCGTTTACGGCATCGCCATAGTTAACCACTCTTCTCACCTTTCCCTTGAGGAGAAATTCATCAATTATTTCCTCAGTCCTGTTGTCCAGAATGAACTGCCGCTGAATGAATGGATGTACCCTGCAAATTCAAGCACGCAGCTGCCGCAGGTCTACGAATATGCCATCAATCCGAAAAATGTCATACCCCTGAACAATTACATCAACTCAACAGCCATCGCTGAAAACATGTCTTCCTGGGTGGATGAATGGATAGCCATAATGGGCTGAAAGATCTTATCAGAGATAAGCAGGCTTTATTGCTTATGCTCCTGCCTTCGCTATTTCTGATTTCTGTTGTCGTCGTCCCGTTCGTAATGCTGGCTGATACGTTCGGTGCAAAGAATTATGCCGGATTGCTTTTCAGCAACAGCTTCGATGCCAGGCTTGCCCGTGAAGCATTTGTAAACTCTCTTGAGCAGGGAGCGGTCAGCGCAATTCTTTCTTTCTGTGCTGGTTTCCCCCTCGGTCTGTTTTTGGGAAGATATGACTTCCGATACCGGAGACTTCTTGCCTCTCTGTCAATTCTTCCCTTTTTCCTGCCTTCCATTGTCGTTGTTTTCGCCTTTATTTTGTCTTTTGGACCCGCTTCGCCGGCTGCAGCCATCTTCCCGCCCCTTTCCGCACTGTCAAGGGGATTCACCGGCATCGTGGCAGTCAATGTATTCTTCAATGCTCCTCTGGTGGTCCTCACAACAATGGTTGCAGTCATGGGCTATGATCCACAGCTGGAAGAGGCGTCAAAATCGCTGGGGGCAGGCCGCCTGAAGACATTCATAACGACATGGGGAAAGGAAGGAATTGCGTACGGTGCATGGGGCTCGCTTCTTTCATTCATTTATTCGTTTTCCGGCTTCACTGCGCCGCTCATCATTGGGGGGCAGAGGTATTTTACGCTTGAAACCTGGATTTATTTTCTCGCAAAGGTGCTTGACCAGATAGGCAATGCAACATTCATAAGTCTGGTCCAGGTAACCTTTCTCTTCATACCAGCAATTGCCTATGTCTACCTTTTCCGATCAAGGATGCAGAATCTATATTCCTCCAGGCAATTCCGGAGAGCAGACTCAGGCAGCAGATGGTTTCTTGCAGGTGCGTTATATGCGGCAATTTTCCTGCTCGCTGAAACATACATATTTTCAGCCGTAATAGAAGCTTCACTGAATTTTGGTAATGGCGGGCTGATCCGAAATTTCATAATGCTGTTCAGCCCTAATGTTGCCTCGTCCATCGGCATAACCACGTTCGGCGCATTGCTTAATTCTCTCTTCTACGGTGTTATCACGGCACTGTCTGTAACCTTCCTCGCTCTGTCATGGATTTTCTCCCGCAGACGGCTGCAGACAAGCTTCGATCCGATGGATGCGCTTCAGTTCATGCCTCTCATAATTTCCGCCATAATTCTGGCACTTTCGCTGTCAGCCGCGTTTTCGCCGATTGTACCTGCCGATTCAGTCTGGGTGTTGATTGTAATGGCACAGAGTGTTGTCTCTATTCCACTGGTCTTCAGAATAGTTCTTGCCGGATTTTCTAACATTCCACTCAGGCTCCGTGAAGCATCGGTGATTCTGGGCGGTAACGCATTTTTTGAAATTGAGGTTCCGCTTGCATATTCAGCTGTTTCAACAGCCATGCTCTTCGGATTTGCAACCAGCCTCGGCGAGTTTGCGGCAACGAATTTTCTCACCACGCCACGGTTCATCTCCCTGACGGTTGAAATCTATTCCCTTCAGAGTGTTCGTCTCTTCCATATTGCCGACGCAGCAGTTGCGTTCCTTCTTCTCATAAGCATTGTTCTCTTCACAGCAATTCAGGGCATCGGGGATGGTTTAGCTGGCATTCGTTGAAATAATAAATCTGAACCGGAAGTACGGCGATTTTTCGCTCAGAGACATCAATCTGGAGATGGATGCAAAGAGAACGATGACGCTCATGGGTCCAAGCGGCTCAGGTAAAACCTCCCTCATGAGGAACATTGCGGGCTTCGACACACCGGACAGCGGCCGGATATTGATAGATGGGGAGGACGTTACGAGAATGCCAGTCAACAAGAGGAATGTCGGAATGATATTCCAGGAACTCGCGCTTTTCCCTAATATGAGTGTATTTGACAACATTGCGTACGGACTGAAATCGAAGAGGTTGGCAGAAAGTGAGATCAGACATGTTGTAAATTCACTCGCCTCCTCTCTGCGAATAGAGAGCCTTCTGACAAGACGCCCGCATCAACTATCCGCAGGCGAGAGGCAGAGAACTGCTCTGGCGCGGTCTGTTGCCGTAGAACCCCGTCTTCTGTTGCTCGATGAGCCTTTCAGTTCGGTCGACAGCCACCTGAGGATTGAATTGAGAAGCGAGCTGAAAAGATTCGCATCTGAATTCGGTCTTACAATGATGTTTGTGACACATGACAGCAGAGAAGGATTTTACATGGCGGACGATGTCTGTGTAATTGATGAGGGCCTGATAATAAGGAAGGACACCCCTTTCGGGGTGTTCAACAATCCAGGAAGCGAACAGGTAGCAACGCTCATTGGCTACAATGTAATGCTTTTGAATGGAAAGAAGATTGCCTTTTCCCCTTCAAAGGCAAAAATTTCAGAAAAAGGCGGTATACCCGTAACGATTTTATCATCCGGATATGAGGGGGAGCAAACAAGAGTGGCCGTAAGGACAGATTCAGGACAAACAATCAACGTGTACGCCGATTCCGGCACACACACATATGATCAGGGAAAATCCTTTTCACTTGTTATTGAGAATTATGTTGTTATTGAATAATCGCGAAGGTGTGTTTAAAACATGATTATTCAGTAATGCCGTCAAGTAATCCTCCTGCAACAGAGTCGAGGTACTGATCACTCACTACGGCTAAATCCCTGACCCCGCTGATTTAAGAAATTGGTATCCCGATTCCTAGCTTTTTCTTCAGCGTGCCGGGCTGCTTCGGTATCTCCGGCAGCATTCTCACGAATTGTTATGGAAACAGCAGTTCCGCATAGAGAACGCGATTGCGGCATTGTGCCTGATTCTGCCCCTCTCCTGACGTTTGCCTGAACTGATTCATACTATTGATGCTGAAGCATATTCTCAAATCTGCCAAGCTGTGGATATAGTCTCTTCTTCTCGTTGTGACACCTAAAGGGCGGATTGCGGCAGTTTCATCGGAACGATGGTCAGGGCGGGGTTATCTTGAAAATAGCTGGCGTTTTCCTCGATATTCAGTCAGATGTGCCTTCTATATGGGCAGGGCCCCTTGGCAGGATTTCGCGCACTTACTAAAATTTCCAAGTGGCCTGAGGTACGCGTCGGCGGGTTATATGCAGGCTCCTGGCAACGTTCAGGTACCATCTTCTGGCTCCCGTGTCAGACGGCAGGCAGCCGTGCTTTGAATAATGTCCCGTAGCCCTTCATGGGTACGGACCTTTTTGCTGAATGAAAGTGATTCAAAGCCCAAAATATGACTGTGCCTGACAGTAAATCAATTGGGTCCGTCCAGATTTGAACTGGAGTCACCAGCACCCCAAGCTGGAAGGATACCAAGCTACCCCACGGACCCTGTTTAAATGCTTCCTGCAAGGAAGATGAAACGGTATCAGTGGAACGGTATCACTTCGTCGATGAGGTCCGCATGTGAAATTATCATCCTGCGGCAGCAGTAGCGGTTTATGCCGAGAGAATCCAGGACATCCTTTGGTACTTCGCCCATCTTCACTCTCTTTATGTAAATCTCGTATGAACTCCCGAGCACTTTTCCGCAACTGAAACATCTGACCGGTATTATCAACAAATCACCTGTATGACTTCTGTTTTCTCTTTCTTGCGCCTCTGCCTGCTGGATTCTTCGGGAGTTTCCTTCTTGGGTCGCTTATGAGAAGGGAACGATCATACTGCCTGAACACCTTCTCAAGTTCTTCATCTTTTAGGAATGAAACCAGGCTCTTTGCTATGGCAGTTCTGGCAGCCTCCGCCTGTCCCATAATGCCGCCGCCCATGACATCAACGGTAATGTCAAGCCCCTTCGCCTTATCACCAGCCAGCAAAACAGGTTCAAGCATTTTCCTTCTCGCAATTTCAGGATAGTGAATTTCAATGGGGATGCTGTTTACCCTAATTCTTCCTGCACCAATGCGGGCGATAGCCTTTGCCACTGCTGTCTTCCTCTTTCCGACAGTCAGAACGGGTGTGATCTCAGACATCAGTTCACCCTTGCCCCGAGCAACTTGGAAATTTCACCAAGCCGCGTATATCTTTTGCCCCTGGCCGCCTTCTGCTGGATTTCTGGTTTGGCATCCCCTATGACTCGTGGTACGCCGGTATAAACCTTGAGATTTCTGTATGCGTTTTTGCCCCTTGATGTCTTGATGGGGAGCATTCCCCTTACAGCCCTTCTAAGAATGCCGTCAGGCATCCTCGGATAATACGGTCCCTTTATTGCCTTTCCTCTCTGATAAGCTGAAAAGTATTCCTCATAACTTTTTTGAGCGGATCCGGAAATCAACACCTTTTCCGCATTGATAATTGTAATCTCTTCCCCGTTTAGAAGTCTCTTTGCTATACTGCTGGACAACCTTCCCAGAATCGCACCATCCGCATCGACAACCGCCATTTCTGCCACCTCAAGCCATGAGTCTCAGACCCGAGCCTTTAGGATTCGAATTTGCAAGCGTTTCCAGGTCATGTATCTCGCATCCAGCTTTCTCCAATTTCGCTTTTGCGGAACTGGAAACAGAGTAGGCAGAAACGGTAATTTTCTTGGATATTCCACCGCTTCCAAGTACCTTCCCGGGCACTACGATTGAATCGCCATTGCTGACAAGTCTGTCAAGACGCGAAAGGTTAACCACTGGCCTGTTTGCAAGCGGTCCCTCAAGTCTCAGTGCAACAGTTCTCCAAATAGGTGCGTTCTCCCTTGCGGATAAGTTAAAGAGTTCAGCGATCAGTCTATTGAGTTCAGGATTCGTCTTTACGTTTCTCTTTCTGCTCTTTACGCCCATCTTGTTCAGCTTCCGGATGAATCATTCTCTAAACGGCATCTCTTTATAAACTTTTCACATGTCTCATGAACGGCAGGTATTCCAAGTCATCTCAAAAGGAAAATTCAATTGACCCACAGTTGCACAGCCTTCTATTGTCTTTTAGTCCATGATACGCCGGGGACGAGCTGGAACGTGCATTCCTGATTACCTCATGCCTGTTCTCCTCCCGATAACTCATGGCAGGGTGCGGCTGGACAGAATGCATGCTGAAATCAGCTTCAATTCTGTCTGTATGTTCCGAAAGAGCGGTTTCAGAACATCTGTCGTTGGTATCAGCCGAAAGTGATTTTCAAAATCTGAAGACACCGGATTATGCATCATTTCATGGTGTAAGATGCACCATTGGAACATTCCGTCTATGACCCGGCCGGGCGAAGTGCAAAAGTTATTGTAAGAGTGCGTGTTTGCCTGAAACCATTGATTACAACTTTTGATGTCGATCGTTTTTATACTAAATTCAATTTCGGTTCAACCGTTGCTCTACCCGTGTGTGGAAAAGAATGGGAGTACCGTTGCGCTGACTCCCGGAGCAGCTTAAAAATTGACTCTTCAAACAGGTGAATAGATGATTCGCTTCGGTCCGTCTGGAATCCCGCTTTCCTGCAAAGGGAGGACATTGTTCGACGGCATAGAGGACGTTCACATGCTCGGGCTGACAGCCCTTGAAGTCCAGATGATACGTAACAATATACTGCAACGTTCGCCAGATGATGAGGAAATCGGAAAACGGCCGGCTGAACTCGAGACTGACATGATTGTTCAGATTGATCGTCATGGCGGGAAAGGAACAAAGCCGATTAACGATCCTGATGAGAAGATACGCAGCGACGACACTCTGACGGTGCTTGAGAGCGGTCTGTGCCATTCATATGTTGAGTTATATGAAATGGCAGAGTATGCAAAGGATCACGACGTTCAGCTTTCGGTCCACTCATCATACTATGTCGACCTTTCGGGAAAAACTGATTTGGTGGAACGGAGCAAGTATAATATAAAATGGGCCGGGCTGGTTTGCGCGGCGCTCGATGGTGTGGTTGTCAGTACCCAGCTGGGCTTCTATGGCAGCAAAGGAAAGAAGACCGGGACCGAGCTGATATTGAAGAATCTGAGGGACATTCGGGACTGGTGGAAGGAAAATAAGCTCAGGGCGCCGATTGGCCTTGAAACCAGCGGCAGGCAGGAAGTGTTCGGAAGTTTTGATGAAGTAATAGACACAGTGAAGAGGGTAAAGGGAACAGTTCCTGTAATCAATTTCGCTCATCTTCATTCACGCGAGGGCGGCTCGCTCAGGGAACAGGAGGATTTCAGAAGAGTAATATCCAGAGCCCAGAAGGTTTCGGAAGGACTGATTTACACTTCATTCTCAGGTGTCGAACATCATGGTGGAAATGAACTGAGGCTCACACCGATCAAAAGGGGGGACCTTAGATTCGAACCACTCGCCGAATTAATAGTAGATGAAAACTACGAAATGACAGTGATTTCATCATCGCCTTTGCTCGAACATGATGCAATTTACATGAAAGTAATATTCGAAAGGATGCTTTCCAGACAGGTCACCAAGGAAGTCAGGGAAAAGGTTGGCTGAGTCGTTCCTCAGTCCGAGTGCATATCCGGAATCCCTCCTTTGCTGAAAGACCGTACCTATTTTTCGTCAAATATGCAGTAAGCAGGGCTGTAAAACATGTTACCCTTCGAAGCGAAGACTTCAAAGTTCCCGTCAGACCCTTCAATGACAAGTGCAACTGAATATGCCTGCGTGAACCATCTTTGATGTGTCCTTGTATCGGTTGAGGAAAGAAAGCAGCCCTGGCCAGTGTGGGAGTGATACCATCCGACAATAAGTTCGCCATCTCTGATGCCGATCTCAAAATTGTCTCCGGTGTCCCTGTCTATTTCGACATGGTGTGCAGTTGCGATTGCCGGTAGTTCAACGACACCGGATATCCGTATCTTCATTTTCCCTCCGGAAAGGAATGGTCTTCCAAGCAGATAGCCGAGTGCTTCCTTTCCCTCGGAAAAGGAGGTCCTGGCGCTAGCAATCGCCTTCCTTAAGGCCTCCGAGCAAAGAAAAACATGTATATCCCGTGGAACCGGTGAAGGGCCGTGCTGACAGCAGCCCGGTTCTTCCTCCTCAGCCATTCTGAATTCGTATCCGCTGTGTACTTCAATTGGCATTTTTCTCAATTTCCGTCAAATATCTTACTGCGGATTCGCAACTTTCAAAGCCGAGCGGCTCCTTTCGGTTTGGATTTTCGACAAGATGAGCGATTCCCGCAATCAGTGAATTCAACGTTCTTTCCGTTTTCCATTCCTGAAGCAGTTTCGTGCATACGATTCCTCCATTCTCTGGCGTGCTGATATTCGGATGGAATATTCCGGATTGCCATATTATGCCTGGCTTCAGCACAGGGTAGTCCCTGAATACCACAATTCTGAAGCGGTGATCGCTCTTTTCCACAATCTTCCCGTCTTTCATGCGGTCCAGTCCCCTCACACCTGTAAGACGGACATCGATAGTATAAGGGAAGTTCATGCCTGGCTCATCGCTATATTCGAATTCTGCGCCCTGTATCCCCTCCAGCATTTTCAGTTCGTTTCTCAACCTTCTCTTCAGCAATTCTAAAGGGATTGCCATTGTCCTCCCTCGGGATCGGGAAGAAGGTCGATCGTATCACCGTCATTGAGGCTTGCTTCCGAAACGGTTTTAGATGCCGAAACAAGTTTCTTTCCCACCTTCATTAGATAAGGTTCATCAGGCAATTCCCAGAACTCCACTGCACTGTCCAGAACTTCCTGCAGTTTTGTGGAGTTGTCTACTTCCATAAGTGCACTGTTTCCCGTTTGCGTATTTCTTACGCTCAGTTTCATAGTTTTCATTTATATCCTTCCATGGTTCTGACAATTTGGATTCACTTCAGCCACAATCTCCTCAATGCTGGTCGTCATTCCGTCGAACATCATAAGAACGCCGTTCTGCCTGATGCCTGAAATTATCTTTATGGCCTCAAGAGACTGGACAGATCCTATGATTCCCGGAATAGACGGCTCCGAGCCAATGTGCCGGGAGTAGGCATTCGCTTCTCTGCCCGTGCACGTGTATGTGCGGTCAATCGTAGACAGGTGGCTGCCATTCACGGTGCACTCATAGCAGGCACCTGCAGGTGGTATAACGACCTGCACGCGTCCGATCAGGCCGTCTATGCCGCCGTCGACGTAGGGAGTTCCGGCGAAAAAACAGTTTGAGTTGATATGGAGCCTCGTTTTCACCGAATCAACACACCCTATTACGAGGGTGTATTTTGAAAAGAAGGTGTAATTCAGTCGCTCCGCATCCGTACGCATTGCCCGCAGGTTGCAGTCAGGATTAATCTCTCTCGCTCTTGAACGCACGACCTCTACCTTGCTTCTGGACTTATCCGCGTCCGCCCTGCTGAACAAAAAGCAGCGCCCAAGATTTGTAGTTTCAACCACGTCCCTGTCAACGACCGTAATCTGAGAAGGAGCATAGAGCACCAGGTTTTTGACAACCTCATTCCCGAGCGCACCCGCTCCTATGATGCATATCCTGGAAGACTGCACTGCATCGAGATCAATTCCATCCACCAGCCTGACGCGCGAATACCTGTCCGCGCTTTTCAGCATGTTCTGTGTTCTGCTCACTTCTGCCCGAATGCACTTATCCATTTATATACCGAGCGGGAGAATCCTGAACATGTCTGGAGGGAGTATTAAAGCAGGCTGACGCTGCCATATATGCCTGAAATCACCGTGGAAGCGCAACTTCTGGTATATCGGACTTATTCCGACCTGCTGTGGCGTTGCTTCAGCGTATAAAGGGGATTAAACATGGCCAGCGCAATCGCGTATAGTCCGGAATCGGTGAAAGGGCAAAGTTTATGACCGATTCTACTTTCTTCCACAAAGTGTATATGGTGCTGTAGATGACTGGTGATTTTGTTGTCACGCCATGGGAGGTGCGTGGCGAAGTCGATTATGACAAACTGGTGAGCCGGTTTGGCACTTCCTATATTACGGCGGACTTGATAAGGAGGATACCAGGTGGAGAGAATAATATTTTCCTGCAGAGGAAAATATTTTATTCCCATCGGGATCTTGACTGGATACTCCTCAATTATGAGAAAGGGAAGAGGTTCTATCTGTACACAGGAAGGGGCCCGTCAAGCGGCACTCATATTGGCCACATGATACCCTGGATTTTCACCAGACAGATGCAGGAAGCTTTCAATTCAAAACTGTATTTTCAGATGACGGATGATGAAAAATTTCTATTCAAGGAAAATCTGACGCTCGAAGACACTCGAAAATCGACCTTTGACAACATACTTGATTTTATTGCGCTTGGTTTCGATCCTGCAAGGACCAAGATAGTCATCGACACTAAGGATATCTCCTTACTCTACAGGACAGCTCTGAAGGTTTCGAAGAGAGTTACGTTTTCAACCGCAAAGGCCGTGTTCGGCTTCGACAACAGCACAAATATAGGATCCATATTCTTCACATCTATTCAGTCAGTCCCGGCCTTCCTCGAATCAGAACTTAAGGGCGAAAACGTGCCCTGCCTTATTCCATGCGGCATTGACCAGGATCCTCATTTCAGGGTAACAAGAGATGTGGCCCCCGCACTGGGCTACTTTAAACCCGCGCTTATACACTGCAAGATGCTTCCAGGTCTGACGGGAGGCAAAATGTCAAGCACCGGGGAGGCTGCGATATACACAACCGACACGGATGCTGCAATCACGAAAAAGATAATGAACGCGTTTACGGGCGGCAGGGCAACGGTCGAGGAGCAGAGAAGACTTGGCGCGAACCCAGACATCTGTCCGGTCTATCACCATTATGAGTTTCTTTTCGAACCTGATCCGGCAAAACTGAAGAAGATTGAAGAGGACTGCAGGAGCGGCGCCCTGCTCTGTGGCGATTGCAAGGCGAACCTTCTGTCAAAGGTGAAGCTTTTCATGACTCAACACAGAAAGAACAGGGAACGTGCCTCCGAGATTGTGGATGATTT includes:
- a CDS encoding DUF1059 domain-containing protein codes for the protein MAKFEFKCKDVGMNCGFETSAKTKEELMPKIMEHAKTAHGMTSIPDDMKKKVEGAIQKKMF
- a CDS encoding thiamine ABC transporter substrate-binding protein; the protein is MTPARDVKDRKKFRLRPFEKRLIAVLVAVVIVTAAYTLYADTGFKTGKTTLVVYTYSSFLAYGSNKSAAFNVVFGTFEKEYDVRIVVETPQNGLIQSLQLYKQHPQANLVVGLNNINGVQAVRDGLLLKYTPSSIAYVNSTLISELGGAAGYITPYEYAYLGIDYNVSLIAHNQSFRPTFQEIASNATLAQNLLLEYPYTSATGEAFLLWQISYYTYVLHQNWTVWWNQIRPYVGGHVFLSWSQAFAKFGSGPGTGMVVSYATDPAYNEYFGYGNSINSTVIYYNGNPYGWRTVYGIAIVNHSSHLSLEEKFINYFLSPVVQNELPLNEWMYPANSSTQLPQVYEYAINPKNVIPLNNYINSTAIAENMSSWVDEWIAIMG
- a CDS encoding 30S ribosomal protein S9 encodes the protein MSEITPVLTVGKRKTAVAKAIARIGAGRIRVNSIPIEIHYPEIARRKMLEPVLLAGDKAKGLDITVDVMGGGIMGQAEAARTAIAKSLVSFLKDEELEKVFRQYDRSLLISDPRRKLPKNPAGRGARKRKQKSYR
- a CDS encoding 50S ribosomal protein L18e; the protein is MGVKSRKRNVKTNPELNRLIAELFNLSARENAPIWRTVALRLEGPLANRPVVNLSRLDRLVSNGDSIVVPGKVLGSGGISKKITVSAYSVSSSAKAKLEKAGCEIHDLETLANSNPKGSGLRLMA
- a CDS encoding ABC transporter ATP-binding protein gives rise to the protein MDAKRTMTLMGPSGSGKTSLMRNIAGFDTPDSGRILIDGEDVTRMPVNKRNVGMIFQELALFPNMSVFDNIAYGLKSKRLAESEIRHVVNSLASSLRIESLLTRRPHQLSAGERQRTALARSVAVEPRLLLLDEPFSSVDSHLRIELRSELKRFASEFGLTMMFVTHDSREGFYMADDVCVIDEGLIIRKDTPFGVFNNPGSEQVATLIGYNVMLLNGKKIAFSPSKAKISEKGGIPVTILSSGYEGEQTRVAVRTDSGQTINVYADSGTHTYDQGKSFSLVIENYVVIE
- a CDS encoding AP endonuclease, with the protein product MIRFGPSGIPLSCKGRTLFDGIEDVHMLGLTALEVQMIRNNILQRSPDDEEIGKRPAELETDMIVQIDRHGGKGTKPINDPDEKIRSDDTLTVLESGLCHSYVELYEMAEYAKDHDVQLSVHSSYYVDLSGKTDLVERSKYNIKWAGLVCAALDGVVVSTQLGFYGSKGKKTGTELILKNLRDIRDWWKENKLRAPIGLETSGRQEVFGSFDEVIDTVKRVKGTVPVINFAHLHSREGGSLREQEDFRRVISRAQKVSEGLIYTSFSGVEHHGGNELRLTPIKRGDLRFEPLAELIVDENYEMTVISSSPLLEHDAIYMKVIFERMLSRQVTKEVREKVG
- a CDS encoding tryptophan--tRNA ligase, which translates into the protein MTGDFVVTPWEVRGEVDYDKLVSRFGTSYITADLIRRIPGGENNIFLQRKIFYSHRDLDWILLNYEKGKRFYLYTGRGPSSGTHIGHMIPWIFTRQMQEAFNSKLYFQMTDDEKFLFKENLTLEDTRKSTFDNILDFIALGFDPARTKIVIDTKDISLLYRTALKVSKRVTFSTAKAVFGFDNSTNIGSIFFTSIQSVPAFLESELKGENVPCLIPCGIDQDPHFRVTRDVAPALGYFKPALIHCKMLPGLTGGKMSSTGEAAIYTTDTDAAITKKIMNAFTGGRATVEEQRRLGANPDICPVYHHYEFLFEPDPAKLKKIEEDCRSGALLCGDCKANLLSKVKLFMTQHRKNRERASEIVDDFMLSAKGLEEG
- a CDS encoding Mov34/MPN/PAD-1 family protein translates to MPIEVHSGYEFRMAEEEEPGCCQHGPSPVPRDIHVFLCSEALRKAIASARTSFSEGKEALGYLLGRPFLSGGKMKIRISGVVELPAIATAHHVEIDRDTGDNFEIGIRDGELIVGWYHSHTGQGCFLSSTDTRTHQRWFTQAYSVALVIEGSDGNFEVFASKGNMFYSPAYCIFDEK
- the rplM gene encoding 50S ribosomal protein L13; this encodes MAVVDADGAILGRLSSSIAKRLLNGEEITIINAEKVLISGSAQKSYEEYFSAYQRGKAIKGPYYPRMPDGILRRAVRGMLPIKTSRGKNAYRNLKVYTGVPRVIGDAKPEIQQKAARGKRYTRLGEISKLLGARVN
- a CDS encoding iron ABC transporter permease, which produces MDSHNGLKDLIRDKQALLLMLLPSLFLISVVVVPFVMLADTFGAKNYAGLLFSNSFDARLAREAFVNSLEQGAVSAILSFCAGFPLGLFLGRYDFRYRRLLASLSILPFFLPSIVVVFAFILSFGPASPAAAIFPPLSALSRGFTGIVAVNVFFNAPLVVLTTMVAVMGYDPQLEEASKSLGAGRLKTFITTWGKEGIAYGAWGSLLSFIYSFSGFTAPLIIGGQRYFTLETWIYFLAKVLDQIGNATFISLVQVTFLFIPAIAYVYLFRSRMQNLYSSRQFRRADSGSRWFLAGALYAAIFLLAETYIFSAVIEASLNFGNGGLIRNFIMLFSPNVASSIGITTFGALLNSLFYGVITALSVTFLALSWIFSRRRLQTSFDPMDALQFMPLIISAIILALSLSAAFSPIVPADSVWVLIVMAQSVVSIPLVFRIVLAGFSNIPLRLREASVILGGNAFFEIEVPLAYSAVSTAMLFGFATSLGEFAATNFLTTPRFISLTVEIYSLQSVRLFHIADAAVAFLLLISIVLFTAIQGIGDGLAGIR
- a CDS encoding ThiF family adenylyltransferase translates to MSRTQNMLKSADRYSRVRLVDGIDLDAVQSSRICIIGAGALGNEVVKNLVLYAPSQITVVDRDVVETTNLGRCFLFSRADADKSRSKVEVVRSRAREINPDCNLRAMRTDAERLNYTFFSKYTLVIGCVDSVKTRLHINSNCFFAGTPYVDGGIDGLIGRVQVVIPPAGACYECTVNGSHLSTIDRTYTCTGREANAYSRHIGSEPSIPGIIGSVQSLEAIKIISGIRQNGVLMMFDGMTTSIEEIVAEVNPNCQNHGRI
- a CDS encoding DNA-directed RNA polymerase subunit N; protein product: MIIPVRCFSCGKVLGSSYEIYIKRVKMGEVPKDVLDSLGINRYCCRRMIISHADLIDEVIPFH